In Nocardioides marinus, one DNA window encodes the following:
- a CDS encoding trans-sulfuration enzyme family protein, giving the protein MADDSLPDAPTTDLRPSTVAVTSGRPPHEVDQPLNTPITMASTYVAGGDREYGRYGNPTWQAFEEVLGELEGGRALAFSSGLAAVSVVLDLVGQGALVLAPDAAYQGSLSQIADLEMRGRLRSKLIDIADTDAVVAACDEDVALVWIESPTNPNLDVADIERICAAAHEAGAYVVVDNTFATPLLQRPLDLGADLVVHSATKYLAGHSDALLGALVTRDDELFTVLKQRRDLLGAVPGTLEAWLAVRGMRTLHLRVERAQANATELARRLGEHSAVERVRYPGFGAIVSVELAAGALAADLLPRKTRLWVHATSLGGVESTLERRRRWKSEPTTVSDALVRLSVGVEDVEDLWEDLSRALDGLTD; this is encoded by the coding sequence TCCACGGTCGCGGTGACCTCGGGGCGCCCGCCGCACGAGGTGGACCAGCCGCTGAACACCCCGATCACGATGGCCTCGACCTACGTGGCCGGCGGCGATCGGGAGTACGGCCGCTACGGCAACCCCACCTGGCAGGCCTTCGAAGAGGTGCTCGGCGAGCTCGAGGGCGGACGGGCGCTGGCGTTCTCCTCCGGCCTGGCAGCGGTCTCCGTCGTGCTGGACCTCGTGGGACAGGGCGCGCTGGTGCTCGCGCCTGACGCCGCCTACCAGGGCAGCCTGTCGCAGATCGCCGACCTCGAGATGCGCGGGCGGCTGCGCTCGAAGCTGATCGACATCGCCGACACCGACGCGGTCGTCGCGGCCTGCGACGAGGACGTGGCACTGGTGTGGATCGAGTCGCCCACCAACCCCAACCTCGACGTCGCCGACATCGAGCGGATCTGCGCGGCGGCCCACGAAGCGGGGGCGTACGTCGTCGTCGACAACACCTTCGCCACCCCGCTCCTGCAGCGTCCGCTCGACCTCGGGGCGGACCTGGTCGTCCACTCGGCGACCAAGTACCTCGCCGGTCACTCCGACGCGCTGCTGGGCGCGTTGGTCACCCGCGACGACGAGCTGTTCACCGTGCTCAAGCAGCGCCGTGACCTGCTGGGGGCCGTGCCCGGAACCCTCGAGGCCTGGCTCGCGGTCCGCGGCATGCGCACCCTGCACCTGCGCGTCGAGCGCGCCCAGGCCAACGCCACCGAGCTGGCCCGCCGCCTCGGAGAGCACTCCGCGGTCGAGCGGGTCCGCTACCCCGGTTTCGGTGCGATCGTCAGCGTCGAGCTGGCGGCCGGCGCGCTCGCCGCCGACCTGCTGCCGCGCAAGACCAGGCTGTGGGTGCACGCCACCAGCCTCGGCGGGGTCGAGTCCACCCTCGAGAGGCGCCGCCGCTGGAAGTCGGAGCCCACCACGGTCTCCGACGCCCTGGTCCGTCTCTCCGTGGGCGTCGAGGACGTCGAGGACCTCTGGGAGGACCTCTCCCGAGCCCTGGACGGCCTCACGGACTGA